TATTCTGTGTACCGGCGTGTCATCACGTGCTCGGTGTTGAACTTTTACTGAACAGGCATCGTATTCACACCAGAACGCACGACTTCAGATGTCGCACTCgattctttcattttaaaggAGGAGGGGCTAAAGGCTTGGTTTTATTATAATTACCAGATCTTACATgactatttttaaaattatttttacagtCGGGCCGCAGCTCTGTTCATCACACCTAATGACAAAACTTTCAAATTCACACGCGAGGAACAAAACTCTGGGATTGTTTTGTCCCAGTTTATTATTCACTGACTTCTCTTCATGTAATTAAGTGCAAATCATAAACATGggtgtttaaataaagtgaaaagaTGTGTGAGGTCACACACAAAGAAACCCGATCATCAATTTaacaattatataataataataataataataataataataataataataatatgaaataatccGGTGAGGGTTGACTCGTAACCCTGGGAGGTACAACAGTGTTCTTTACATCAATTACTTCACATCCAGATTTATATcctttaaaataatgtatttaatgtcATTGGAATGATGAATGTATATGATTAAACAGATTTAATAAGTAAGAATTACTGAGCATCAGAATGTGCTTTATAATTAAGTACAGTTTGTTGCAGTAGGGTAGAATATAAGTGCAATggactaaacaaacaaaaacaaacaaacaaacagatcatCTTCTACAGCGCAGGACTAAACAgctaaagaataaaacaaaagtgaaaaatatcAGTTTCCATGCCACATAACACTCTCTACTGTGAAATAATGTATACTCTCTTTTATATccaacatgtttatattaataaatcatatgctttgtttttttctccagaggaaaaaaaggtCATTAAACAGAGGGTTTGGTCTAAAGTTTGATCTAAAGCCTCAATCTTTAACGAATAAGAGCGAGATCTTGAACCATGTGGAGTattaattatgtttattaaCAGCGTGTGAACGTCTGGGAGCGAGGTCAATAAAACAATcacaacacaaataataataataaatgactgTCTCTGAGCGCTGAGTGCCTGGGTGGtcttgttaaaaataaatgaatgaaactaataaaggtcagaggtcagagtaATTAGAGCAAATGTAAGAAACCCACGCTGGAAATAATGTGGAGATGAACACAGTGTTGGTTCAGGCTGCTGCCCAGTTAgaataatttaataagaatctTACACCAGATGGTTAAACAGTTAAACAGTTAGCATAGCTGCCTGTCACTACATCACTGCAATCTTCTTTTGGCACAAACATGGGCTTCCTGAAGCGTCCGGCGAGGGCCGTGACCCCGGGACGAGACACGAGAAAGAACAGCAGACAAAACATTACTAATGTGAGGGAAGAGGGCGGGGCTTTCGGGGGAGGGCGGGGCAGGGACGTGACGGTTAATATCGATGGTTCCAGACTCGACTCGTCTGTCGTGTTTATCGGGCTGAAAGTGAGTTTCACAGGAAAACTATTTACACACGAAGTGCTACAGTCCCATCACATCTCACACTCctgtaaaatattcaaataaaaacgcTCAGTAACTTTACAtcatctctgtgtgtgagtgtgtgtgtgtgtgtgtgtgtgtgtgtgcgcgcgcttcTTCTGTAAATCGTTGTCACTGCAGTTTAACGTTAGATGAAGAGACAGGGGCGATGTAAACACCCTCGATTTACAAACCCGTAATAGCACTGGACATCACCTACCTACacgactaacacacacacacgcgcagaGCGACGGTCAGGGTGCCACCGGGCCCCGCGTCGTCCTGTCCAGTCTGGATGACTGTGTGATAAAAGTGCGTTAAAGCTACAGCTGGGCGGATTGGAACCGAGGTGAAATGCTGAGAGGTGTTTGGTGTCCGTACCGAAGTAGTAGCGATGATGCTAACGGAGCTAGCAGGTCAAAACGGAAGCGTACGGCCAGCGCTGTAGCACCGTGTCGTCTCCTCGCTCAGCTCCATGGAGTCGTGGAGCATCTCCAACACGTTTCCACACGTGGTCTCTGACGCAGTCGTCTTTAAACATCAGAGGTGCCGACACTGCTCACGTCACAATCCCAGcagtcggagagagagagagaacaaactgGCTCTGACCAAATCGCCCACGGTCCCGCCCACGGCCCCGCCCAGATCCCCGAGTTCTACCAGATTAGGGATGTTATGGGGTGACGTTCTCACACGTTGTGTAAAAATATCTCGGTGTTAACTGAAAGTCGTATACAAACGTCTCGTTTTGAAACTTATTACAGGTGCTTGttgtagggggcgtggccacctgatcattagtaggtcacatgatcgATCATGACATGCGCTGTAGTGTGTATCTGTGCTAGGAACGCGGTAACTTCCCTAAACCACGCCCCCTTCTCTGACACGCCCTTTTACACCTCGTCTATATTTCGTTATTTTGGTTTGAAACTTTTTAGTTTCGGTTACAAGACAAAAGCGCGCGCGCTTCCTGCAGCGGCGTGTTTATACCTTTCCCGCAGGATATAACGCGACCTTTAGCGACATGTTTACCAACATCACCCGGAGTTATTCCTACTGCTCAGTTTATGAAGAGAAATCACGCTGTAATCTTTCCGGATGTGTGACCAAAACAAGACGGAAATGAATTTGTACTGGTATTTTGAGAAAGTTAACACACCCTGACCTGCCGTGACACCATAACAACCCTCGCCGTGATGAAGTCAGCGTGACGTGAAGCTCTCGCGTGTTTCTCACACCCGGGCACGCggcgtcctttccccttctgTGAACTAGTTTGTATTCATGTTTGTGCCCGGTGCTTTagttgaaaacaaacaaacaaacaaacaaaccaaaaacataaAAGGCATAGCTATCAAGTGTCTCCCATATCACCATAGCAACAGATAAAAAATGTCAATGCTAGGGATAAATCTGTAAGTTTTGGCACCTCTGAAAGAAGGTTTGGTTTTTGGCTCGTTGTACTGCTGCGTGTTCTCGTTAATCGACTGCAGTTCACGAGATTATTAGGAAACAGAGGAAGTAAAAACGCCTGAAGATACGGAGACACGACTGCAATCTGAACTGAACAATCTGACATGTTAGTcactgacaacacacacacacacacacacacacacacacacacccacacacggcTAAGGGACCTCCCCCTCCCCCGGGCTCGTCTCGGGCATGCCGCAGACCGAGTCGTCTGCAGTGATCAGGTGGTCGATGGGCGTGAGCGTGATCTCCACTACGCCCCTGTCCTCGTGTACGGTAGGAGGGGGGAGGTGTGCGGCGGAGACGCACTGATTTAGGGGACGGTTTTCCCGCGACACGGGGGCACGCTGGATCACCATGGCCCGGCCCGGTTCCTGCAGGAGCACGACGGGCCGCGACTCGTGTTCCTCGGCTTTACACTGCAGCACCGTCTCCGTCACCTGCGAGGACGAGGACAAGGACGAGGAGGACGCCGACAGCGCTTTCTGGATCACCCCTCTGTTCAGCACCACCGGATTCAGATTGAGATTCGAATTCAGGTTCACGGTCTGATTCGGACCGAGGTTCTGAGCCGCCGCCGCTTCCTCTGGTCTCTGCTTCCTGGGTCGGCCGCGTTTGCGTTTGAGAGGCGGGCCCGCGGCCACGGCGGACGAATCGGACGCCCGTTTGGATGCCGTCGTCACCGCCGTCGCTGTGGAAACGGTCACCGAAGGAGGCAGGATCATGAGAGGGAGGGCGGAGCCGCGTTGTTGGGGCGAGAGCGTCGCGACGGTGATGGGCAGAGTGACTTGGACGCCGCTGGAATCGTTCGGCGTGAAGGCAGGCGCGGGGGCGTGAACAGAGACGAGAGATTTTTCCGGAATCGAGCCACGTGGGCGGAGCTGAGGAAGTTTCTTGACCAGAGCTTCCACCTGCATCTCGCGTCCTCCGTAACGCAAAACCTCAGGAGCTTTAGCTGATTTGTCGTTAGGAagatgtttcacacacacagccggC
The sequence above is drawn from the Ictalurus furcatus strain D&B chromosome 24, Billie_1.0, whole genome shotgun sequence genome and encodes:
- the rfx5 gene encoding DNA-binding protein RFX5 isoform X3, producing the protein MMEDPIKAEGSSADGDAKPGMLQKLKPNISKTVQSKVDTILRDVQQFTDNDKLYLYLQLPSGPSAGEKSSDSNAVNMADQLHTCNWIRAHLEEHADTCLPKQDVYETYRKHCENLQQRPLSAANFGKIIRDIFPNIKARRLGGRGQSKYCYSGIRRKTVLNMPLLPNLDLKNDPSELTELVQTYKQEVTEAACELICDWAQKILKRSFDTVVEVARFLVQEHIVNPRCSQAELVTSASLAGGPAKPHKVIKKNPTTSRGSTAEEEGAGQDAKKDESEPAVCVKHLPNDKSAKAPEVLRYGGREMQVEALVKKLPQLRPRGSIPEKSLVSVHAPAPAFTPNDSSGVQVTLPITVATLSPQQRGSALPLMILPPSVTVSTATAVTTASKRASDSSAVAAGPPLKRKRGRPRKQRPEEAAAAQNLGPNQTVNLNSNLNLNPVVLNRGVIQKALSASSSSLSSSSQVTETVLQCKAEEHESRPVVLLQEPGRAMVIQRAPVSRENRPLNQCVSAAHLPPPTVHEDRGVVEITLTPIDHLITADDSVCGMPETSPGEGEVP